One Spinacia oleracea cultivar Varoflay chromosome 4, BTI_SOV_V1, whole genome shotgun sequence DNA segment encodes these proteins:
- the LOC130460078 gene encoding uncharacterized protein isoform X1 → MRFPPHPFVVEVLDGFNIGVAQLTPNSWADIFGYIAKCALNDVEPSFNAFLHLVSLSRSPSAAKGWFNLSSRGTYQTVVGKLSKWHMWRKRWVVFYTDDQEMYERMSRWNCNANFMDRDEPLPPLTAEEWDQIMVLFRANTYHLTVDKSFHVPAEWLPHISQFRNEAFLAAVGLGYSMTRGCMPIYVPLCLGLIHFSNFGFLLFSEEGMSKLSAADTGKGDMTDWMADIYEAKMQKAKAELEEKQAKDAARASGKKKGTTLSQLKKRAVPAGSETPSTFKKPKPLPRRLVKKDESKVAEGGCPDDEEMGVDKPSLVVDLVSKSRFGGHPDELEDPLSGIPADVRSQIPAEVARRARSSGGKYYSNVVQTYRASSGSSSYSPRHPKAVVFPIAKDKGKDAAAAEDENVPATPHYSSKDRVAICRKVFKAVPAEYVASLPGRKTDAQFGAIQATLLDLFCRMEFCKSWKTRTAEELKAQVAESTHHGDYAFKSIEEVRLQMQTTIDLQAKEVAALRSDKAELLKKILAQDKDMVAMVEEAKTAAAEIRAVQDQLREYPQVKEAAEEAEHLRGELETARSQVRTLRERLLESYDQGEQATKDAVKHAWESHMSEYDLGWFQRRMEHSAAVLAAERLGQPPPEFVSSDDEDDAAAP, encoded by the exons atgagattccctccacaccccttcgttgtggaggtgttagatggttttaatattggggtggcccagctgacccccaactcatgggcggatatctttggctacattgccaaatgtgcgctgaacgacgtggagccgtccttcaacgcctttctgcatctggtctccctctctcgttcccccagtgccgccaaagggtggtttaatctgagcagccgtggtacctaccagacagtggtcggcaagctcagcaagtggcatatgtggaggaagaggtgggtcgtgttttacacggacgaccaggagatgtatgagagaatgagccgttggaactgcaacgccaacttcatggatcgtgacgagccccttccaccccttactgccgaagagtgggatcagataatggtcctgttcagggccaacacttaccacttaacagtggataagagtttccatgtgccggccgagtggttgccgcacattagccagtttcggaacgaggcttttctagcggccgtaggcttaggatattccatgactcgaggttgtatgccaatttatgtgccgCTCTGCCTTGGTCTTATtcatttttctaactttggatttcttttgttctcagaggaaggaatgagcaagttgtcggcggcggataccgggaaaggcgatatgaccgattggatggcggacatctatgaggccaagatgcaaaaagccaaggccgagttggaggagaag caagctaaggacgcggctagggcgtcagggaagaagaaggggacgactctgtcccagctgaagaagagagctgtgccggctggctcggagactccgagtaccttcaagaagccaaaacccctacctcgccgtctcgtgaagaaagacgagtcgaaggttgctgaggggggatgccctgatgacgaagagatgggcgtggacaagccgtctctggtggtggacttggtgtccaaatcgaggttcggtgggcatccggacgagctggaggaccctctttcgggaatcccggccgacgtccgctctcagataccggcggaggtggcccgccgagctaggtcttcgggcggtaagtattattcgaacgtcgttcagacgtatcgagcctcctctggcagttcttcttactctccgcgtcatcctaaggccgttgtttttcctatagccaaagacaaagggaaggatgcagctgctgccgaggacgagaacgtacctgctactccccactattcgtcaaaggatagggtggctatatgccgcaaggtttttaaggccgtccccgcagagtatgttgcttctcttcctggccgcaagactgacgcccagtttggtgcgatccaggccactcttctcgac ttgttctgccgcatggaattctgcaagagttggaagacccgcactgctgaggagctcaaagctcaggtggctgagtccacccaccatggcgactatgcgttcaagtccattgaagaggtccgcctgcagatgcagacgaccatagaccttcaagcgaaggaggtagctgcgttgagatctgacaaggccgagctgcttaagaagatcttggcgcaggacaaggacatggtggcaatggtcgaggaggccaagacagcggcggcggaaatacgggcggttcaggaccagttgcgggagtaccctcaggtcaaagaggcggctgaggaagccgagcatcttcgtggggagctggagacggccagatcgcaagttcgcaccttgcgtgagcgtcttctggaatcctatgatcagggggaacaagcgaccaaggacgctgttaagcacgcctgggagagccacatgtcagagtatgatcttgggtggttccagcggcgaatggagcacagtgccgctgtgttggctgctgaacgtcttggtcagccgccccctgagtttgtatcatctgatgacgaggacgatgcggccgctccctga
- the LOC130460078 gene encoding uncharacterized protein isoform X2, producing the protein MRFPPHPFVVEVLDGFNIGVAQLTPNSWADIFGYIAKCALNDVEPSFNAFLHLVSLSRSPSAAKGWFNLSSRGTYQTVVGKLSKWHMWRKRWVVFYTDDQEMYERMSRWNCNANFMDRDEPLPPLTAEEWDQIMVLFRANTYHLTVDKSFHVPAEWLPHISQFRNEAFLAAVGLGYSMTRGCMPIYVPLCLGLIHFSNFGFLLFSEEGMSKLSAADTGKGDMTDWMADIYEAKMQKAKAELEEKQAKDAARASGKKKGTTLSQLKKRAVPAGSETPSTFKKPKPLPRRLVKKDESKVAEGGCPDDEEMGVDKPSLVVDLVSKSRFGGHPDELEDPLSGIPADVRSQIPAEVARRARSSGAKDKGKDAAAAEDENVPATPHYSSKDRVAICRKVFKAVPAEYVASLPGRKTDAQFGAIQATLLDLFCRMEFCKSWKTRTAEELKAQVAESTHHGDYAFKSIEEVRLQMQTTIDLQAKEVAALRSDKAELLKKILAQDKDMVAMVEEAKTAAAEIRAVQDQLREYPQVKEAAEEAEHLRGELETARSQVRTLRERLLESYDQGEQATKDAVKHAWESHMSEYDLGWFQRRMEHSAAVLAAERLGQPPPEFVSSDDEDDAAAP; encoded by the exons atgagattccctccacaccccttcgttgtggaggtgttagatggttttaatattggggtggcccagctgacccccaactcatgggcggatatctttggctacattgccaaatgtgcgctgaacgacgtggagccgtccttcaacgcctttctgcatctggtctccctctctcgttcccccagtgccgccaaagggtggtttaatctgagcagccgtggtacctaccagacagtggtcggcaagctcagcaagtggcatatgtggaggaagaggtgggtcgtgttttacacggacgaccaggagatgtatgagagaatgagccgttggaactgcaacgccaacttcatggatcgtgacgagccccttccaccccttactgccgaagagtgggatcagataatggtcctgttcagggccaacacttaccacttaacagtggataagagtttccatgtgccggccgagtggttgccgcacattagccagtttcggaacgaggcttttctagcggccgtaggcttaggatattccatgactcgaggttgtatgccaatttatgtgccgCTCTGCCTTGGTCTTATtcatttttctaactttggatttcttttgttctcagaggaaggaatgagcaagttgtcggcggcggataccgggaaaggcgatatgaccgattggatggcggacatctatgaggccaagatgcaaaaagccaaggccgagttggaggagaag caagctaaggacgcggctagggcgtcagggaagaagaaggggacgactctgtcccagctgaagaagagagctgtgccggctggctcggagactccgagtaccttcaagaagccaaaacccctacctcgccgtctcgtgaagaaagacgagtcgaaggttgctgaggggggatgccctgatgacgaagagatgggcgtggacaagccgtctctggtggtggacttggtgtccaaatcgaggttcggtgggcatccggacgagctggaggaccctctttcgggaatcccggccgacgtccgctctcagataccggcggaggtggcccgccgagctaggtcttcgggcg ccaaagacaaagggaaggatgcagctgctgccgaggacgagaacgtacctgctactccccactattcgtcaaaggatagggtggctatatgccgcaaggtttttaaggccgtccccgcagagtatgttgcttctcttcctggccgcaagactgacgcccagtttggtgcgatccaggccactcttctcgac ttgttctgccgcatggaattctgcaagagttggaagacccgcactgctgaggagctcaaagctcaggtggctgagtccacccaccatggcgactatgcgttcaagtccattgaagaggtccgcctgcagatgcagacgaccatagaccttcaagcgaaggaggtagctgcgttgagatctgacaaggccgagctgcttaagaagatcttggcgcaggacaaggacatggtggcaatggtcgaggaggccaagacagcggcggcggaaatacgggcggttcaggaccagttgcgggagtaccctcaggtcaaagaggcggctgaggaagccgagcatcttcgtggggagctggagacggccagatcgcaagttcgcaccttgcgtgagcgtcttctggaatcctatgatcagggggaacaagcgaccaaggacgctgttaagcacgcctgggagagccacatgtcagagtatgatcttgggtggttccagcggcgaatggagcacagtgccgctgtgttggctgctgaacgtcttggtcagccgccccctgagtttgtatcatctgatgacgaggacgatgcggccgctccctga
- the LOC130471617 gene encoding uncharacterized protein, whose translation MDAIIAYKTDGTLPSDHCLAAKLQKMSSWFEIWNDVLYKKSYSRPLLRCVTPEKGKEILADLHQGLCSSHIGGRALAEKALRTVDYFTKWVEAEALKNIKTYDVKAFIWRNVITRFGVPQSIVFDNGPQFETPKLKEWLTEHGIHSCFASVGRPQANGQVEAFNKIISQGIKKKFNKAKGLWADELPNVLWSIRTTTKNSTG comes from the exons ATGGATGCCATCATAGCTTACAAAACTGACGGGACACTTCCCAGTGACCACTGTCTAGCTGCTAAGTTACAAAAAATgagttcttggtttgaaatatggaacgACGTCTTATACAAGAAGTCTTACTCTCGGCCTCTCTTGCGCTGTGTGACGCCTGAAAAAGGGAAGGAAATCCTCGCTGACTTGCATCAAGGGTTATGTAGTTCTCATATTGGAGGACGAGCCTTAGCCGAAAAAGCACTTAGAACTG TtgattatttcaccaaatgggttgaAGCCGAAGCcctcaaaaacatcaaaacatatGACGTGAAGGCGTTTATCTGGAGAAACGTCATTACCAGGTTTGGAGTACCACAGTCAATCGTCTTTGACAACGGACCTCAATTTGAGACGCCTAAGTTGAAAGAATGGCTGACAGAGCACGGGATTCATAGTTGCTTTGCCTCCGTCGGGCGACCACAAGCCAACGGCCAGGTTGAAGctttcaacaaaattatctcacaagggataaaaaaaaagtttaacaaAGCAAAAGGATTATGGGCTGATGAATTGCCTAATGTTCTGTGGTCAATTCGTACCACAACAAAAAATTCCACTGGATAA